From the genome of Thiomicrorhabdus indica:
AGCCATGGCACGCGAAGAGGTTAACACCCCTGCATCATATTCGTTCAAACCAAGATCCGACACATAACGCTTGCGTTTTGCATCAGGCAATTCTGGCATGGATGCTCGTACCGCTTCAATATCTTCTTCTGTCACCGTAATAGGCAATAAATCAGGGCATGGGAAGTAACGGTAGTCATTCGCTTCCTCTTTGGTACGCATGGAACGTGTGGTGTTAGTCTCTGAATCGTATAATCTTGTTTCCTGAACGACTTGACCGCCCGACTCAATCAGCTCAATTTGACGCTCAATTTCAAACTCAATCGCTTTTTCAATGAAACGGAATGAGTTGATATTTTTCAACTCGGCACGGGTTCCAAGCGGCTCCCCAGGACGACGAACCGAAACGTTCGAATCCACACGGAAAGAACCTTCCTGCATGTTACCGTCACAAATCCCTAAAAAAGTCACTAGCTCATGCATTTTACGTGCGTACGCTACCGCTTCTTGCGCAGAAGAAAGATCTGGTTCAGAAACAATTTCCAAAAGTGGGGTTCCTGCACGGTTCAAATCGATCCCCGTTTGTCCTGGAACAACACCATGATTTGATTTACCGGCATCTTCTTCCAAGTGCGCGCGCGTTACACCAATTCGCTTAATATCACCATCAACTTCAATATCCAAATACCCTTTACCAACAATTGGATAGTCCATTTGTGTGGTTTGATAACCTTTCGGCAAATCTGGATAAAAATAGTTTTTACGATCGAATACTTGTTTACGGCCAAGTTCAGCATTAAGTGCGAGACCCAGCGCTAAACCTTTACCAATTACGGCCTGATTAACCACCGGCAACATTCCTGGCATCCCCAAATCAACAGCACAAGCTTGACTGTTTGGTGCCGCACCATAAGCAATGGATGCGCCTGAAAAGATTTTGGTTTTGGTGGTCAACTGAGCATGAATCTCAAGACCAATCACAACTTCCCAACTCATTTATTCTTCTCCTAAGCGCTTACTGATAATGGGCTGGCGTTTGTTTATGCCAATCCGTAACTTGTTGATATTGATGTCCGATATTCAGAAGCTTTGCTTCACTGAAATATGGTCCAACCATATGAAGACCGACTGGTCGACCAGCTGCGAAACCGGCCGGTACAGACATACCTGGGAAACCTCCCAAATTTACCGGAATAGTATAAAGGTCTGCAAGATACATACTGGTTGGGTCATCAGTTTTTTCACCAATATTAAATGCAGGAGTCGGTGCA
Proteins encoded in this window:
- the gatB gene encoding Asp-tRNA(Asn)/Glu-tRNA(Gln) amidotransferase subunit GatB, producing the protein MSWEVVIGLEIHAQLTTKTKIFSGASIAYGAAPNSQACAVDLGMPGMLPVVNQAVIGKGLALGLALNAELGRKQVFDRKNYFYPDLPKGYQTTQMDYPIVGKGYLDIEVDGDIKRIGVTRAHLEEDAGKSNHGVVPGQTGIDLNRAGTPLLEIVSEPDLSSAQEAVAYARKMHELVTFLGICDGNMQEGSFRVDSNVSVRRPGEPLGTRAELKNINSFRFIEKAIEFEIERQIELIESGGQVVQETRLYDSETNTTRSMRTKEEANDYRYFPCPDLLPITVTEEDIEAVRASMPELPDAKRKRYVSDLGLNEYDAGVLTSSRAMAEFFESVLSHTQGNDAKLCANWITSDLAGALNKANLDIADSQISAELLAGLIARIQDDTISGKIAKQVFDAMWKGEGSADDIIAAKGLKQITDTGAIEAMVEEVLANNPSQVEAYKAGQEKMLGYFVGQVMKASGGQANPGQVNKILKNKLS